The proteins below come from a single Crateriforma spongiae genomic window:
- a CDS encoding response regulator, translating into MNRILIADDNAANRELLEAYLVGVDCDLETAVDGEDTLAKVAAFGPDLVLLDVMMPKLSGFEVCRKIKDDAATSGIMILMVTALNELGDIERAVAAGTDDFLTKPVNKVELLKRVENMLKLKDVNDELERLRQYIQQMETR; encoded by the coding sequence GTGAATCGGATTCTGATCGCCGACGACAATGCGGCGAACCGCGAATTGCTGGAAGCCTACTTGGTGGGCGTCGACTGTGACTTGGAAACCGCGGTCGACGGTGAAGACACGTTGGCCAAGGTCGCCGCGTTCGGGCCGGATTTGGTCCTGCTGGACGTGATGATGCCCAAGCTCAGCGGCTTCGAAGTGTGTCGCAAGATCAAAGACGATGCGGCCACCAGCGGCATCATGATCTTGATGGTCACGGCGCTGAACGAATTGGGCGACATCGAACGTGCGGTCGCCGCGGGGACGGACGACTTTCTGACCAAGCCGGTCAACAAAGTCGAACTGCTCAAACGCGTCGAAAACATGTTGAAGCTGAAAGACGTCAACGACGAACTGGAACGTCTTCGCCAGTACATCCAGCAAATGGAAACCCGCTAG
- a CDS encoding serine hydroxymethyltransferase, protein MNLLQQQDPQVWEAIEAEAVRQQDGLEMIASENYTSVAVMQAVGSVLTNKYAEGYPGRRYYGGCQHVDVVENLAIDRAKELFGAEAANVQPHSGSQANAAVYLSCLDVGDTVLGLDLAQGGHLTHGMKLNISGRLYNFISYGVDRENHRLDFDQIASLAKEHKPKLIVAGASAYPREIPHDKFKQIADDVGAKLMVDMAHYAGLVAAGIHNSPVPFADYVTTTTHKTLRGPRSGLIMCKEEHLKLVNRNVFPGTQGGPLMHVVAGKAVCFAEALADDFKVYGKRIIENAQALAETLTATGMRLVSGGTDNHLMLVDVTTAGLGGKKAEAVLDECGITVNMNMIPFDERKPMDPSGIRIGTPALTTRGMGPDEMRRIGGWIDKALRNSDDASVHQSIRGEIKELCDSFPVPAGRAAVAEVVG, encoded by the coding sequence ATGAATTTGCTGCAGCAGCAAGATCCGCAAGTCTGGGAAGCCATCGAAGCCGAAGCGGTCCGCCAACAGGACGGCTTGGAAATGATTGCCAGCGAAAACTACACCAGCGTCGCGGTCATGCAGGCGGTCGGCAGCGTGTTGACCAACAAGTACGCCGAAGGCTACCCCGGACGTCGATATTACGGCGGCTGCCAGCATGTGGACGTCGTCGAAAACCTGGCCATCGATCGGGCCAAAGAATTGTTCGGTGCCGAAGCGGCCAATGTCCAGCCACACAGCGGTTCACAAGCCAACGCGGCGGTGTACCTGAGCTGCCTGGACGTCGGCGACACGGTCCTGGGACTGGATTTGGCACAAGGTGGGCACCTGACCCACGGCATGAAGCTGAACATCAGCGGCCGGCTGTACAACTTCATCAGCTACGGCGTGGATCGCGAGAATCACCGTTTGGATTTCGACCAAATCGCCTCGCTGGCCAAAGAACACAAGCCCAAGCTGATCGTGGCCGGTGCCAGCGCGTACCCGCGTGAAATCCCGCACGACAAATTCAAACAGATCGCCGACGATGTCGGTGCCAAGTTGATGGTCGACATGGCCCACTATGCGGGTCTGGTCGCCGCCGGCATCCACAACAGCCCCGTGCCGTTTGCCGACTACGTCACCACGACGACTCACAAAACCCTGCGTGGCCCCCGCAGCGGATTGATCATGTGCAAGGAAGAACACCTGAAACTGGTCAACCGCAACGTGTTCCCCGGCACCCAAGGCGGACCGCTGATGCACGTCGTCGCCGGCAAAGCGGTCTGCTTCGCCGAAGCCCTGGCGGATGATTTCAAGGTGTACGGCAAACGCATCATCGAAAACGCTCAGGCCTTGGCCGAAACGCTGACCGCGACCGGCATGCGGTTGGTCAGCGGCGGAACCGACAACCACCTGATGTTGGTCGACGTGACCACCGCCGGTCTGGGCGGCAAGAAGGCCGAAGCGGTGCTGGACGAATGCGGCATCACGGTCAACATGAACATGATCCCGTTTGACGAGCGGAAACCGATGGACCCGTCGGGGATCCGCATCGGCACCCCCGCCCTGACCACCCGCGGCATGGGACCGGACGAAATGCGGCGCATCGGCGGCTGGATCGATAAGGCCCTTCGCAACAGCGATGATGCGTCGGTCCATCAATCGATCCGCGGCGAAATCAAAGAACTGTGCGACAGCTTTCCTGTCCCCGCCGGTCGTGCAGCCGTGGCCGAAGTGGTCGGCTGA
- a CDS encoding twin-arginine translocation signal domain-containing protein, translating into MNPICSRPADHRGTSRRKFLQAAAATAVAAPAIFTAKRSAAQDVIGDGEFTYRCDHQCVQLPDQYTWQTTHNVAVDPDDNLYVIHEGDVRKQQHPSIFVFDADGKFIRAFGQQFQGGGHGLDIRVESGTPFLYVTGYQMVKTIAKMTLDGELVWQQYAPMQSGAYLPGEASDPRRGWGRKNFLPTNFAFLPDGDCLLADGYGSYLIHRYTADGVWKSCFGGQGEGQGTFNLPHGLWVDTRGDEAEIAVADRAHNQIQTFTLDGQYKKTVTGFGLPANLDTHEDWMLVPELVARVSIIDKNHNTVVTLGDDRERILADKETNKGFTIRTDESKWQQNKFVHPHDACFDSSGNIYVAEWVKTGRVTKLTKV; encoded by the coding sequence ATGAATCCGATCTGTTCACGACCCGCCGATCACCGCGGCACCAGCCGTCGCAAGTTCTTACAAGCCGCCGCCGCGACCGCCGTGGCTGCACCGGCAATTTTCACCGCCAAACGCTCCGCCGCCCAAGACGTTATCGGCGACGGCGAATTCACCTATCGCTGTGACCACCAATGCGTGCAGTTGCCCGATCAGTACACCTGGCAAACGACCCACAACGTGGCCGTCGACCCCGATGACAATCTTTATGTGATCCATGAAGGCGACGTTCGCAAACAACAGCATCCGTCGATTTTTGTGTTCGATGCCGACGGAAAATTCATCCGCGCATTCGGACAACAATTCCAAGGCGGCGGTCACGGTTTGGACATCCGTGTCGAATCAGGGACGCCCTTTCTGTATGTGACCGGATACCAGATGGTCAAAACGATTGCCAAAATGACGCTGGACGGCGAACTGGTGTGGCAACAATACGCTCCGATGCAAAGCGGCGCTTACCTTCCCGGCGAAGCCAGCGATCCGCGGCGTGGATGGGGACGCAAAAATTTCCTGCCCACCAATTTTGCTTTCTTGCCCGACGGTGATTGCTTGCTGGCCGACGGCTACGGCAGCTACCTGATCCACCGCTACACCGCCGACGGTGTTTGGAAGTCATGCTTCGGCGGACAAGGCGAAGGGCAGGGCACATTTAATTTGCCCCACGGCCTGTGGGTCGACACACGGGGTGACGAAGCCGAAATTGCGGTGGCCGATCGCGCCCACAATCAAATCCAAACCTTCACGCTCGATGGCCAGTACAAAAAGACCGTGACCGGATTTGGTCTGCCCGCCAACTTGGATACTCACGAAGACTGGATGTTGGTGCCCGAGTTGGTCGCCCGTGTTTCGATCATCGACAAGAACCACAACACGGTGGTGACATTGGGCGATGACCGCGAGCGTATCTTGGCGGACAAAGAAACCAACAAAGGATTCACGATTCGTACCGATGAATCCAAGTGGCAGCAGAACAAGTTTGTCCACCCGCACGATGCCTGCTTCGATTCGTCAGGCAACATCTATGTGGCCGAATGGGTGAAGACCGGCAGGGTCACCAAGTTGACCAAAGTGTGA
- a CDS encoding TrkH family potassium uptake protein, whose product MTFSLPFSLPALADRTHLPAASQVEWRAVYALLASMGICFLVGGILRLCGRKHRGGPLYQKEAMAIVGLSWVMATVLGALPFYLSRTQIADDDPITFIEAMFESQSGFSTTGATVLTNLEDPDMVPHCILFWRSWTHFLGGLGIVVLFVAILGQGSAGKAMMRAEMPGPTKEGSMPRMQHTALIFAAIYIGLNAVLTVVYMAEGMSLFDGLCHAFGTMATGGFSTYNASLGGFQSPLIEYTTIVFMVIAGTNFTLLYLTMIGGPRRLLHDVEFRTYMLIIGGVTLAVIFFGMRAADPGFENVGTSLRNGMFQVVSVLTTTGYGTADFDQWNNFGRGILLLLMFVGGCAGSTGGGMKVIRHVLFYKVLRQEIEKAHRPRVVRPLRVGGQTVDDPGLPHSIVVYFSLILAIFVFSWLLLITFEPNETWGAVAAVSGEAPAGQSTLDEKLLDCASAVAATLNNIGPGLGVVGATQNYAGFSQGAKLLFVWLMMLGRVEVFSVLVLVFPTFWRRV is encoded by the coding sequence ATGACTTTCAGTTTGCCGTTCTCGTTGCCCGCGTTGGCCGACCGGACGCATTTGCCGGCCGCGTCGCAGGTCGAATGGCGGGCCGTCTATGCGTTGCTGGCCAGCATGGGCATTTGCTTTCTGGTCGGCGGGATCTTGCGGTTGTGCGGCCGCAAGCATCGCGGCGGGCCGTTGTATCAGAAGGAAGCGATGGCGATCGTCGGGCTGTCCTGGGTGATGGCGACGGTCCTGGGTGCCCTGCCCTTTTATCTCAGCCGCACCCAGATCGCCGACGACGATCCGATCACCTTCATCGAAGCGATGTTCGAATCCCAGTCGGGGTTCAGCACGACCGGCGCGACGGTGCTGACGAATTTGGAAGACCCCGACATGGTGCCGCACTGCATTTTGTTTTGGCGGTCATGGACTCACTTCTTGGGCGGTCTGGGGATCGTTGTTTTGTTCGTCGCGATCCTGGGACAAGGGTCCGCTGGTAAAGCGATGATGCGGGCGGAGATGCCGGGACCGACCAAGGAAGGCAGCATGCCGCGGATGCAACACACCGCTTTGATCTTTGCCGCAATCTACATCGGCCTGAATGCCGTCTTGACGGTGGTTTACATGGCCGAAGGCATGTCGCTGTTCGACGGGCTGTGTCACGCCTTTGGCACGATGGCGACGGGCGGGTTCAGCACGTACAACGCCAGCTTGGGCGGATTCCAAAGCCCGCTGATCGAATACACGACGATCGTCTTCATGGTCATTGCGGGGACAAATTTTACGTTGCTGTATTTGACGATGATCGGTGGCCCACGGCGGTTGTTGCACGACGTGGAATTTCGCACGTACATGTTGATCATCGGTGGCGTCACGTTGGCGGTGATCTTCTTCGGCATGCGGGCGGCCGACCCGGGATTCGAGAACGTCGGCACGTCGCTGCGTAACGGCATGTTCCAAGTCGTGTCGGTGTTGACGACGACCGGATACGGCACCGCGGATTTTGACCAGTGGAACAACTTTGGCCGCGGCATTTTGTTGTTGCTGATGTTCGTCGGCGGTTGTGCCGGCAGCACGGGCGGCGGCATGAAGGTCATCCGGCACGTGTTGTTTTACAAAGTGCTGCGACAGGAAATCGAAAAAGCGCACCGGCCGCGAGTGGTGCGACCGCTGCGGGTGGGCGGCCAAACGGTCGATGATCCCGGATTGCCGCACAGCATCGTGGTCTACTTTTCGTTGATCCTGGCGATCTTTGTCTTTTCGTGGTTGTTGCTGATCACGTTCGAACCCAACGAGACGTGGGGTGCCGTGGCGGCGGTCAGCGGCGAAGCCCCCGCCGGTCAAAGCACACTGGACGAAAAGCTGTTGGACTGTGCCAGCGCGGTGGCGGCCACGTTGAATAACATCGGCCCGGGGCTTGGCGTGGTCGGCGCGACGCAAAACTATGCCGGTTTCAGCCAGGGCGCAAAATTGCTGTTTGTCTGGCTGATGATGCTGGGCCGTGTGGAAGTGTTCAGTGTGCTGGTCCTGGTCTTTCCGACGTTTTGGCGTCGGGTGTGA
- a CDS encoding NfeD family protein, which translates to MNQNRRDTSPWTGWLVLALATVCASWTAVADAADPPQRRAVSIPLHEDINPLSGAIFQRKFQNAIDQGVDVIILDIQSPGGWTMVTLEMMDTLLDAEDVETVAYIEKDAISGAALFALAADKIIMHPGARIGDAGEIVMGDDGAFRYTEAKSRSVLAQKARDTAQATGRPPTLAEKMTHKDMVVYRATHRDDGTVDYFSDQEWESRTDIDQWEKGKPVREAGADMFFIANGTRAVELGVADQTVESRAELYDVLNVKTPVPEMQRTSMDTVILVLNSGFVAFLLILLGLIALGFELSAPGLGVGGLASLLCFGLFFWSRFLGGTAGWLEVTLFACGLMFIAAEVFVIPGFGVAGISGLVLTLGSLVMASRRFVWPANAAEMADLGNDVLIVLGAFFGFLIALVVMANYISDIPGLSRLTLKPQLVPDPATAGGINPAESSSPAWQRIAIGTVGRSVSPLRPSGRVQVGDDFLDVVTEGDFVDPDVLVKVVAKQGARVVVRSIDG; encoded by the coding sequence ATGAATCAAAATCGACGGGACACTTCGCCCTGGACCGGGTGGCTGGTGCTGGCACTGGCAACGGTCTGTGCGTCTTGGACAGCGGTGGCCGATGCGGCCGATCCGCCCCAGCGGCGTGCGGTGTCGATCCCCTTGCACGAAGACATCAACCCGCTGTCCGGTGCGATCTTTCAGCGCAAATTCCAGAACGCGATCGACCAAGGCGTCGACGTGATCATTTTGGACATCCAAAGCCCCGGCGGCTGGACAATGGTCACGCTGGAGATGATGGACACGCTGTTGGATGCCGAGGACGTGGAAACGGTCGCGTACATCGAAAAGGATGCGATCAGCGGCGCGGCGTTGTTCGCATTGGCGGCCGACAAGATCATCATGCACCCGGGGGCGCGAATCGGTGACGCCGGTGAAATCGTCATGGGCGACGACGGCGCGTTTCGATACACCGAAGCGAAAAGCCGCAGCGTGCTGGCACAGAAAGCCCGCGACACGGCCCAGGCGACGGGACGTCCGCCGACGTTGGCCGAAAAGATGACGCACAAGGACATGGTGGTTTACCGCGCGACGCATCGCGACGACGGCACCGTGGATTACTTCAGCGACCAAGAATGGGAAAGCCGCACCGACATCGACCAATGGGAAAAGGGCAAACCCGTTCGCGAAGCCGGTGCCGACATGTTCTTCATCGCCAACGGGACACGTGCGGTCGAACTTGGCGTCGCCGACCAGACCGTCGAAAGCCGAGCCGAACTGTACGACGTGTTGAACGTCAAAACGCCGGTGCCGGAAATGCAGCGGACGTCGATGGACACGGTGATCTTGGTTTTGAATTCCGGTTTTGTCGCTTTCCTGTTGATCCTGCTTGGGCTGATTGCACTGGGGTTTGAACTGAGTGCCCCTGGGCTGGGCGTCGGCGGGCTGGCCAGTCTGCTTTGTTTCGGGCTGTTTTTCTGGAGCCGATTTTTGGGCGGCACGGCCGGCTGGTTGGAAGTGACGCTTTTCGCGTGCGGGTTGATGTTCATCGCCGCGGAAGTCTTCGTCATTCCCGGTTTCGGCGTCGCAGGCATCAGCGGGCTGGTGCTGACACTGGGCAGTCTGGTGATGGCGTCCCGTCGATTCGTGTGGCCCGCCAACGCGGCGGAGATGGCCGATCTGGGCAACGACGTGTTGATCGTACTGGGGGCGTTCTTTGGGTTTCTGATCGCGTTGGTGGTGATGGCCAACTACATCAGCGACATCCCGGGGCTGAGCCGATTGACGCTGAAACCGCAACTGGTCCCCGATCCGGCAACCGCCGGCGGCATCAATCCGGCGGAATCATCCTCGCCGGCTTGGCAACGGATCGCGATCGGCACCGTCGGTCGATCGGTGTCGCCGCTGCGGCCCAGCGGACGTGTCCAAGTCGGCGACGATTTTTTGGATGTCGTCACCGAGGGTGATTTTGTGGACCCTGACGTGCTGGTCAAAGTCGTGGCCAAGCAAGGCGCGCGGGTGGTCGTCCGCAGCATCGACGGCTGA
- a CDS encoding SOS response-associated peptidase: protein MCGRFTLRTPPAAWCQLFLIDPDAVDPDDEPEASSPEPNATASSDSWKPRYNIAPTQIIDAVVQDEAGGPRRHARYRWGLLPPWAKDLSMAARMINARSETVNEKPSFKKAFAQRRCLIPADGYIEWKKQTDGKQPFLAHRHDDAVFAFAGLYERNRQATGDLIESCTILTTRPNAVTGRIHDRMPVVLMPEDYARWLDPNFRDTDVLKELLVAPEENFLELTAVSRRVNNARNNDAACLEPVDAAI from the coding sequence ATGTGCGGACGCTTCACGCTGCGGACACCTCCGGCCGCTTGGTGCCAACTGTTTCTGATCGACCCGGACGCAGTCGATCCAGACGACGAACCCGAAGCATCCAGCCCTGAACCCAACGCGACTGCGTCTTCGGACTCGTGGAAGCCACGCTACAACATTGCCCCCACCCAAATCATCGACGCGGTGGTCCAGGACGAGGCCGGCGGACCACGACGCCATGCCCGGTACCGATGGGGACTGTTGCCGCCCTGGGCCAAAGATCTGTCGATGGCCGCACGGATGATCAACGCTCGCAGCGAAACGGTAAATGAAAAACCTTCATTTAAAAAAGCCTTTGCCCAGCGACGCTGTCTGATCCCGGCCGACGGTTACATCGAATGGAAAAAGCAAACCGATGGGAAGCAACCATTCTTGGCCCACCGACATGACGACGCGGTCTTCGCGTTTGCCGGTCTGTATGAACGTAACCGCCAAGCGACCGGTGACCTGATCGAAAGCTGTACGATCCTGACCACACGTCCCAACGCGGTGACCGGCCGAATTCACGATCGCATGCCTGTCGTGTTGATGCCCGAGGATTACGCACGTTGGCTGGACCCGAACTTTCGCGACACCGACGTGTTGAAAGAACTGTTGGTTGCACCGGAGGAAAACTTCCTTGAATTGACCGCGGTGTCCAGGCGGGTCAACAACGCGCGAAACAACGACGCCGCTTGTCTGGAACCGGTCGACGCGGCCATTTGA